Below is a genomic region from Rosa chinensis cultivar Old Blush chromosome 5, RchiOBHm-V2, whole genome shotgun sequence.
GGCTTTGTCAaaagatttgagatttctggCTCCAAAAATTGCCCCCAATTAGATCAAGAATGTGGAACTCATAGAAGGAGATGGTACCGGCAACGGTACAGTCTTGCTCTTCAGCTTTGGCACTGGTGAGTATCTCTAGCTTGCATTCCTGCAATATTTTAATATGAAGGGTTTCTAATTTATCTTAGGGTGATCAACGTTGAAGATTAATGtcctttttgtttgtgtttggtaCAATGTTAGATGCATCAAAGATAATttaccagaaggagaagattAATGTGGAGCTTGATGAGTCTGTGCATAAAATTGGGCTGCAAGTAATAGAAGGAGGCCACTTGAACCATGGGTTTTCTTCATACAAAAGAAGTTTCCAACTTACTGCAATTCAAGAGCAGGAGATCCTGGTTAGTTTCACAGTGACCTATGAGTCTGAAGTTGAAGATACTACCATGCCATCAAGGTCAACCCAAGCTGCTGTAGCTTTCATCAGGAGCCTAGAGTCCTATTTGTTAAGGGCTGCTGCCTAGAAGCAAATTGTTGGCTGTTGCAATGTAATATGATAATCTTTGACATGAATGAGCAATTTTGGTCTAGTTTGTTGAGCTAGAACAAAGGCCACTACGGAGAAGCCTTGAATTTGCTTTTTATCAATGAGTACTTTGTTCTAAGGGAATTACTGAAATGATCCTCTCTAGTTTGTCTCTTTTTTTAATTAGGTTCCTttagtttcaattttttcaatAAAGTTTTTCTGCTCGGAAATCATGATCTACTCAACTTGCACATATAACAACAAGAGAAATAGGGCTTCATATATAGATTAGGGAAATACATAAATTTGATTAGTACTGAAGAGTTAAAGAAACAGCTAAGCATGCTTTTATTCACTGCCAAGATTTAGTTATTCCCCAGAAGCTAGCCAGGTCTTCCTTATTCACTTTGCACTTGGCAGGGGACAAGTACTTTTGGTATCACTCATTTCTTGCAAACAATCCCATACCCTCCTGAGGATCTTCTGGTACAGTCTAGTGTACCATAGTCCACAATTGCTGAAGTTTCTTTCGCGGACTCACTAATTTCCTTTGAGAACAAATCACAAGTAGCACAATCAGCAGAGAGAAGTGATGTGGTTCTGTACTTCTCTTCACCCCCAATAACTGGCATTGCCACTCCAGGCTTTGCCGGGTTCTCAAAATCGGGCCTGTAAGTCCTTCCAAGAACTCCCTCAACTTTTGGGGACAGAGCAAAGAACTTGAACTGGGCTTCCAAATGGGCAAAGCAGTCATTTTCAGGTACTTGGTAGTTGTGAATCCTATCATCTTCTTTGGTCACTGGTACAACATTGATCATAATCTCAGCTACATCCTTGAGCGACACTATCACACTGTTCTTGCTTGCTATTCTCTCAACTTTGATATCTTTTTCTGGTGAGTACCAAGTGGAAAGATACCCTTCTTCCAAAACTACATCATTTCCATTGTGAGTGAATCTCAGATGGTCAATTTGGTTGTTCCATGTAGCCACTTTGGTGGCTTCCACAGAGAAACTCTGGGAATTTAGAAGGACTCCAAGGGCCTGAATCCAGGTATAGTCACGAGCACGGCCGGCTGGTCTGTGGCCAATGAAGCGGCCATTTATCTGGAGGTTTTTGTCTGAGACTAAGCTGAACTGCTCGTTGCTCTTGCCATGGAAATAGAAAACAATGCCATCACCACCGATGAAACGTGGATCATAGCATGCTGATCCAGGGCTATTGCAGTTTGGTTTGCGCTCTGAAAATTATCAAACACTTCAATAAGTTTGTAACCATAATAATAAAGAACAAGTAGAAAACTATAGTCCTGGTAATAGCATGATTAATTCATGGATTGGCCACCTATAGGCTATAGCCTTGTAGTAATTAAGGATTGGTAGTATAGACATAGCTCTCTTTCATTTGAAAACATAAAGGCTATTAAAGGGATTCCTTGGAACGCCTGATAGTGGTAGACAATGCTAATATAAGAACGTGATAAGTCACATAGCCTAACAATAAGATTCACTCACGGAGGATATCATGTCAAAAAATTCAAACTACGTACCACTTACGAATCGATAATCTTGACATATTTAAACAAAAATTCACTTTCAGATTGACAGTCAATAAGGCCGACAGTGTCACAAGAGCCATTTTCGAGCAATAATATATACCAATTTGTATAGGcgaacaaaagaaaatgaatgcaTCAACGAAATAATGTCATCTTACGCTTGCAATGTGCCTTGCATATGGGTGAATCACAGTCGATATAGCAAATTTTGGCTTTCGGGTCTTCAGAGTAACTGGTTGGGCATTCATATGGGCACTTAACAGTCTTCCCATAGCATCTGCTTGCTGGGTTGGTACAGTACACAGAACTGTATGCCTTAGCTTGATATATAACACCTGCAAAACATACTAGGACAATGATCAATGTGGAACTGCTTCTCAAGACCTCCATACTTTTGTGTTAGAAATATTCAAAGAAGGCCTCAAGGCTAAGAGATACAAGAACTCCAAGGTTCACCCCTTCTATTTATAGATTTTACAGTACCATTGGCATTCTCTCGTAATCATCTTTTACATTTTAAATGCTCCAGTGTTTCTGAAGCTAATGATATCATCAAATTATCTCTAGCTGAAAGGTGAAGTATATGAACATGGCTCCATTGGCTCTTTTCCCAGTTTGAAGGTATTGCTGGCGATCAGACATATATATGCAAATAGGTTCACATAGAAAGCGAATGCCTTCAAATGCAGactgtcccactgggttttgctTGCAGAAGATTAAGGATTCTGACTTTCGGAATTAAAATTAGCCATCTCCGATCTACAGGTATatccaggggcggatccaggattgaaaCTTTGGACGGGCTGGGAtttcttcaacaaaaaaaaatatatatatatatatatatatatatatatatatatatattatagagaATCTCGACCgtgcgagagaattttattaatttaagaaaaatatacaCCTAGTCAAGGGGGGACGTAGTGAGCCTTACCCCTCAAATGCATATCtatacaaaactaaaaaacaaaatcaataacaaaataaacgtGCAATGCAATACAAGAACCTAAACTAACTAAATCTAACTCTACGAGTTCCACAAGCTTCAAACTCTTTGATCACCGATTCATTGTCAATAGATTCAGCATATTCCTTCTCAATATGAAGGACCATACAATCACCAAGAAACTCATCTTCCATCTTGTTTCTAAGTCTATTCTTAATGATGTTCATAGCTGAAAATGCTCTTTCAGTGGTCGCCGTAGAAACAGGAATAGTCAGAACTAGACAAATCAATCTATAAAGCATAGGGaaaaattaatcaaacattcaaacccaCTTACCCACATCACATTTAACCCACAGTccacaacaattaaacaataaaatgttaaattgcagatttgcataCCAGATTTTCAGAATTCCAGACGATGAGACGAAGATGAGTTCAATCCATGAaatcttcattcttcaatgagTTCAATCTATGAAATCTTCACCTGAATACAACCTAGGAACatgaatttcacatcaatccttaaaccctataaattgccc
It encodes:
- the LOC112168314 gene encoding uncharacterized protein LOC112168314: MEVLRSSSTLIIVLVCFAGVIYQAKAYSSVYCTNPASRCYGKTVKCPYECPTSYSEDPKAKICYIDCDSPICKAHCKQRKPNCNSPGSACYDPRFIGGDGIVFYFHGKSNEQFSLVSDKNLQINGRFIGHRPAGRARDYTWIQALGVLLNSQSFSVEATKVATWNNQIDHLRFTHNGNDVVLEEGYLSTWYSPEKDIKVERIASKNSVIVSLKDVAEIMINVVPVTKEDDRIHNYQVPENDCFAHLEAQFKFFALSPKVEGVLGRTYRPDFENPAKPGVAMPVIGGEEKYRTTSLLSADCATCDLFSKEISESAKETSAIVDYGTLDCTRRSSGGYGIVCKK